DNA from Rosa rugosa chromosome 6, drRosRugo1.1, whole genome shotgun sequence:
TTTTGCTTCATCTTAAAAGCTTGTTGCCTGCAACTGTATGAAAGCTATCTGGTATTGAGATGTGAGAAGAatttacctaagctcatacagtTGGTTCTAATCTATTTAATTTATTGAATTTTGGGGGTTCATTTAGCACAGTTTAAAAgttttaatcctttttttttttgtttttaaatgttATCATGATATATGTTATGTGAAGTAAAGTTCCTTTTGTTGCATACTAGCCCTGCTAAACCAAATTGATTGCTCGCATTGACCTGGTTACAAGCCAAGCACTTGGTTCACCAAAACTTGTTTTAATGTGGATCTGTCGTTTTCTAAATGCTTATCCTTCATTAGTTGAATAGATGTATGGATTTTTGTATATCCTGAAAGTGCATTAGGGGAAACTTGTATGTTGAATACTTGTGTCAAAGTGTGGAGTGGTCCTCTATCCGATGGCTTGTGAGTTTCATTCCGGAGTTTGAACATATTGATACTTGTTCAATCGCTACAGTACTGAAGTTATTACTGAATGATTCTTCATTGTTAGCTGATTGTGAATGCAATTTCAAGGATAACATGGAGAAAGTGCCCAAATGGAGAGGAGCTCTCAAGGAAGTTGCAAATTTGTTAGGTGGACTTGCCAGgagctgaattttttttttttaaatgtttttggCAAAGCAgacaactcaaaaacaaacaaattctaaacgaattttaaaaattgaaaatgttcTTCAACATTCAAATTGGTACACGTCAAAGAAGCATTTCAAATTTTCGATActtgaaaactgaaaataaaaTACCAAGccctctgctagggtttggagagCGCCGTTCTTGGCCTCTCTGTGCCTTCCTCCATCATCGATGGAGTAACTTTCCGGCTCCGATTTCAGCGTCGATCCCTTTGGGCACGGATTATACCAGGCCTAGAAAATGGCTAGCAACCTTGCCGGCGACGACCTGTCTTCTTCAGTTCCTCCTAAAGGGCCTCGGCCTCCCAGCACTGATCTTCCCCCATTGGAGTGTACTTATTGTGGAGACAAAGGGCATACTGAGCAGAGGTGTTATGAACTAGTTGGGTATCTAGAATGGTGGGATTTCATCAAGAAGCCACGGAAGAATATAGATGCGAAGAAGAGTAAAGGTGTTGCGACCACTACAAAAGAACCCCCCTCTGCAAACATTGCTCAGTCAGGTATGGATGGTAAAGGTAAAGTTTTTCCGGCAAATTCTTAGAATAGTACTTGGTTAATTGATACTGGTGCATCTGATTACATGGTTAATGATTGTAGTATTGTGTCATCATTCAAACCCTCATCTCTAACTTCTATATTTACTGCGAATGGTGGTTCTTCCCAAGTAACCGGGGAGGCTCCATCCATCTCTTTGAATCTCTTACTTTAGACTCAGTCCTTGTTGTTCCTTCTCTAGACTATAACCTTTTATCAGTGAGTCAAATCACTCTTgcacttgcatgtattgtgaccttttgGCCTTACttttgtgtgtttcaggacattctgacccAGTAggttcttggttatggtgttagaaagGGCAATCTCTACCATTTGGACCTGACAAGTGGTGGGGAACAGAGGATTCATCAGGCGAATAAGGTTGGAAGGGTAGAAGAAGCAAAAGCTACTGtttggttatggcatcgccgtttgggACATCTCTCCTTCAGTTACCTTCAGAAATTaaattcttctttattttccaagtgTAGTGCTTCAAATTTTAAGTGTGAtgtttgtgaactggccaagagccaTCGTATTTCATATTCCCTAAGTTTTAATAAAAGTTCAGAACCTTTTTGTATCATCcattctgatgtctggggtcctgctcGAATCCCTACATTGTCAGGTGCTCGGTACTTTGTTACTTTTATTGATGAATGTACTCGTATAGTGTGGGTATCTCTTCTTACCCATAAAAGTATAGTTTGTGATGTATTCTAGAAGTTTTACAGTATGGTGTCTACCCAATACCTCAAGCAGATACAAGTGTTTCAGTCTGATAATGGAGGTGAATTTGTTAATAATGTCTTGTCTGAGTTCTTGATGAGTAATAGGATGCGGCACCAAACTTCGAAtgcttatactcctcaacataATGGTTTGGCTGAACGGATGAATAAGCAATTGTTGGAAGTTGTCTGGGCATCTCTCTTTGGAATGAATGTGCTGGTGAAGCCTTGAAATATGCAACATATTTGATCAACCGTACACCATCCCGAGTCATTGAGCTTCAAACACCGTTTCGTAAGATGCATAAACTTCTCGCCATTCCTGCAATGCCAAACTTAGAGCCTCATGTGTTTGGGTGTGTCGTCTTTGTTCATATACCTCAACATCAACGAGGCAAGTTGGATCATTGTGCTCGCAAGTGTATTTTTCTCGGGTATGCTGAATTTCAGAAGGGCTATCGGTGTTATGATCCCAAGAAAAACAAGGTGTATATTTCTCTAGATGTCTCTTTTCGTGAGTCAGATGCGTATTTCATGGGTTCtacccttcagggggagaatcaTCAGGTTGAAGGGCAGTC
Protein-coding regions in this window:
- the LOC133717172 gene encoding uncharacterized protein LOC133717172 isoform X2, which translates into the protein MASNLAGDDLSSSVPPKGPRPPSTDLPPLECTYCGDKGHTEQRCYELVGYLEWWDFIKKPRKNIDAKKSKGVATTTKEPPSANIAQSGHSDPVGSWLWC
- the LOC133717172 gene encoding uncharacterized protein LOC133717172 isoform X1, encoding MASNLAGDDLSSSVPPKGPRPPSTDLPPLECTYCGDKGHTEQRCYELVGYLEWWDFIKKPRKNIDAKKSKGVATTTKEPPSANIAQSGMDGKGHSDPVGSWLWC